One window of the Acinonyx jubatus isolate Ajub_Pintada_27869175 chromosome A2, VMU_Ajub_asm_v1.0, whole genome shotgun sequence genome contains the following:
- the JUND gene encoding transcription factor JunD translates to METPFYGDEALSGLGGGVSSSGGGGSFASPGRLFPGAPPTAATGSMMKKDALTLSLSEQVAAALKPAAAPPPAPLRTDGAPGAAPPDGLLASPDLGLLKLASPELERLIIQSNGLVTTTPTSTQFLYPKVAASEEQEFAEGFVKALEDLHKQNQLGAGAASAAAAAGGPSGTAAGAAPPGELAPAAATPEAPVYANLSSYAGGTGGSGGAATVAFAAEPVPFPPPPPPGALGPPRLTALKDEPQTVPDVPSFGESPPLSPIDMDTQERIKAERKRLRNRIAASKCRKRKLERISRLEEKVKTLKSQNTELASTASLLREQVAQLKQKVLSHVNSGCQLLPQHQVSAY, encoded by the coding sequence ATGGAAACACCCTTCTACGGCGATGAGGCGCTGAGCGGCCTGGGCGGCGGCGTCAGTAGCAGTGGTGGCGGTGGTAGCTTCGCGTCCCCGGGTCGCCTGTTCCCCGGGGCGCCCCCGACGGCGGCGACTGGCAGCATGATGAAGAAAGACGCGCTGACGCTGAGCCTGAGCGAGCAGGTGGCGGCGGCGCTCAAGCCTGCCGCCgcgccgcccccggcccccctGCGCACCGACGGCGCCCCAGGCGCGGCGCCCCCCGACGGCCTGCTTGCCTCGCCCGACCTGGGGCTGCTCAAGCTCGCCTCGCCGGAGCTCGAGCGCCTAATCATCCAGTCCAACGGGCTGGTCACCACCACACCGACGAGCACTCAGTTCCTCTACCCCAAGGTGGCGGCCAGCGAGGAGCAGGAGTTTGCTGAGGGCTTCGTCAAGGCCCTGGAGGACTTGCACAAGCAGAACCAGCTGGGAGCGGGCGCGGCCTCCGCTGCCGCGGCCGCGGGAGGACCCTCGGGCACGGCTGCGGGCGCCGCGCCTCCTGGCGAACTGGCCCCGGCGGCAGCCACGCCCGAGGCGCCCGTCTACGCGAACCTGAGCAGCTATGCGGGCGGCACCGGAGGTTCAGGGGGTGCTGCGACAGTCGCCTTCGCCGCCGAGCCTGTGCCCTTCCCTCCGCCGCCGCCCCCAGGCGCGCTGGGGCCGCCCCGCCTGACGGCGCTCAAGGATGAGCCGCAGACGGTGCCCGACGTGCCAAGCTTCGGCGAGAGCCCGCCGTTGTCGCCCATCGACATGGACACGCAGGAGCGCATTAAGGCGGAGCGCAAGCGGCTGCGCAACCGCATCGCTGCCTCTAAGTGCCGCAAGCGCAAGCTGGAGCGCATCTCGCGCCTCGAGGAGAAAGTCAAGACGCTCAAGAGCCAGAACACGGAGCTGGCGTCCACGGCGAGCCTGCTGCGCGAGCAGGTGGCGCAGCTCAAGCAGAAGGTCCTCAGCCACGTCAACAGCGGCTGCCAGCTGCTGCCCCAGCACCAGGTGTCCGCGTACTGA